The window TCAAAGTTAAAATTATAATTTTCATAATAAACCTCCAGTCATTTTTTTATAATGATGGTATTATACTTTTATTGAAAATGATCTGTCAATTTTTAGTCATTTTGTTTTGTATTCTCTGTTTCAGCATTTGACTTTGAAAAGGTTTCTATCTCGTCTTTTATTATCTCACGAAGTTCACTAACCTTTAATTCTTTTACCAGCTTTTTTTCAAACTTACTGGATTTTTTTGTTTTTTCAGAATTACTTTCAGGATTTTCTATAAAAGCTCCTAATCTCTCAACAGGAAGACAGAGATTTTTTTTGTCTGCAGCAAGATGACCACATTTTTTACATATAAATCTCCCGTCACCAATCAACTCAATATATTTTTCAAGTTCTTTGCCCTTTAGATTATTGCAGCATTTGCACATCTTAGTCATAGCGTACCACCTCTTCTAATAATTTACCCAATTTAATTTGATTTCCTTGATGTTATGGGGAAAATTTAATGATCAAATTAAAGTTTTTTAGAGAATTTTTATACCTGTCCATAAAGAAAGAGAATCAACTGTGGAAAACAGGATATAAACTATTGAATCAGAACGCATATGTTTAGGAAACTAGGGTAAAATAAAAGTAAATTGACAAATCAGAAAATTAAGTGTAATATATTCTTTAATTATATTATATATAGAAAAAAGCAAACCTTTGGAAACAAAGGGACGCAAAGCTATAGGGCCTGTAAGATGGTAGCCAGTTGCCGAAAGTGTATTACACTTTTGTATTCCTGTGCTCAATTTTAATTATGCCCTTCTAAGTGAAGGGTATTTTTTTTTATAAATTTGTAAAAAGGATTTTATATAATGCACATTAAGTCAAAGAAAGCTTTTATAATAGTCATAAATTATGTATTTTGGGGACTTGTATGGATACTAGTTTTAGACAATTTGATCTATACAACTGTTGAAAACTCTCATACATCCTATATTCTATCTACCCAAAAAAGGATATCCAGAGGGGTTGAAGGAAAATGAAATCCCACTATTGTCCCAAATAATAGCTGTGGCGGATTCCTAGCATGACATCAGATCGACCTTACAAAAGAGCCATATCTATAGAAGAGGGTGTAGAAGAATTAATAAGAAACAAGGGGACACAATTTCCACCTAAAATTGTAGATATATTGATTGATAATAAAATATATCTCACTGAGGCAACTTATAAATAATAAAAAAATATGATAAAAAATTTAAACTAGTATAAAAATTTATATAAATATTTATACCACGGAGGGAAGGCTAGAATGCAAAGAGAGTATTTTCAGGAAATTTTTAATAATGTTTTATCTGCAATGATATTAATCAACAACAAAGGTGAGATTACCTATATTAACAGGGAGTTCAGCAGACTTTTTGGATATAGTCCCGACGAGTCTATAGGAAAACCATTGTCAGACTTAATTTCTCCACAGGGGAATGAAAAAGAGATAACAGAAAATATTGAGAGAGTCAAAAAGGGTGAACAGGTTTTAAAAGAGGTGGTTCGTCAGGGTAAAAATGGTGAGCTCATTGAGCTGGTAGTAATAGGGTCACCTATAATCATTAAAGATAAGCATGTGGCATCTAGCATTGTATTTAGTGATATGACCGAACGCAAAGAAAATCAGATAAAGCTTGAAAAAGCAAACAAAGAATTAAAGGAAGCCACCTCTAAATTAATTCATACGGAGAGAATAAGTGCTCTAGGGGAACTTACTTCAAGTATAGCTCACGAACTCAATCAGCCTTTGAATAATATGAAAATTGTCTGCCAGGATATATTGAGAGATGTGGCAAAGGACAGGCTAGAGGTAGAGACGATTCCTGAGAGTATAGAGGACATGGAAGAGCAGATCAATAAAATGGCGAGAATAATAGATCATATGAGAATTTTTACAAGACGTCTCGACAGCAATATGAATATGGAAAAAATTAATATAAATGACCCTATAAAAAATATGTTTCTTCTTATTGGTGAGCAGCTAAAGACAAAAAATATAGATACAGTAAAAAATCTCAATGAAGAACTGCCTAGAGTGTGGGGAAGCTCCATCGGTTTAGAGCAGATATTTACAAATATTCTCATAAATGCACGACATGCCTTAGAAGAGAAAGAATGTAAAAATAAAAAAATAGAGATTGAGAGTTTTATAAATGGAGAAAATGAGGTCTCAGTATCTATAAAAAATAACGGCGGACTGATCCCTTTAGATATAAAAGAGAGAATATTTGAGCCCTTTTTTACCACAAAAGAACCGGGCAAAGGAACAGGTCTGGGTTTAAGTATTTCAAAGAAAATAATCGAAGAACACAGCGGAAGAATCGAAATAGAAGATGAAGGGCAATGGACAAAATTTATCATAACATTGCCTGCCTTAACTGGAAACGAGGTGAAATAAGTGAATATAAAAGTATTGTTGGTGGAAGATGACAAAATGGCAAGAAAAAGACTAAAAAGAGTAATAGAAAAAGAGGGCTATGAGGTTATAGCGGCTCAAGACGGCCTAGAAGGGCTAGAACTCTTTAAAAGTGAGAGACCAGATGTAGTTATCACAGATGTGAAAATGCCTAAAATTGATGGCATTGAAGTTATGCACAGAATAAAGGAGATGTCTAAAACTACCGAAGTAATACTTATCACTGGCCATGGAGATATCGATATGGCTATAGTAGCTCTGAGAGACGGGGCACTTGATTATATAAAAAAACCAATTGATATAGACCAGCTTATTGTAAGCTTGGGACGAGCCAAAGAAAAAATACAGGATAGAAAGAAAATAACCATAAGAAATAGCATCCTCATCCTAGAAGATGATGAAAAAACAAGAGAGAAATTGGGGAAGATATATATAAAAGAGGGTTACAAGGTATTTACCGCTCCTGACGGAGAAAGAGGGCTTAAAATTTTCTCTGAAAATAAGATAGATATACTTTTGACAGACTTAAGAATGCCTATAATGAACGGTCTGCAATTCATTTCAGAGGTGAAAAAGATAAGCAGTGATTGTGAATTCATTGTACTCTCAGGATTTGGAGATGAGGCTGATGCTGTTGAAGCTATGAGGAATGGTGCCATTAATTTTATATCCAAACCAATCGACCTAGAACAGTTACTACTGTCTACTCAAAAGGCAATAGACAAACTAGAGCTGCAAAGATCTTATTATTATAAAACCAGAGAATTAGAGCTTACCAAGCAGATAATGAAAAGAATTTCAAGTGAGCGAGGTTATGACATTGAATTTTCTGAAAACAGCGAGCAAGATCAAAGTGGTCTTGTACTGAATCTTATAGATATTATGAACATTTCTTATGTACTGTTTGATGAAAAACTTGATGTTGGATTTGCAAACCAATATTTTCAAAAACAGAATGATTTTTTACCAGAAAAAATAGATAAAGAGTTTTTTGAGAAGTTGGGAATTAGAGAGATAGATATGGAAAGGTTTAGAGAAGACATAGATTTTATGTTTAAAAATAAAAGATCAAAGATGATCAAACTGGATTCTGAAGATTCTACTAAAATAATAATAATCAAAATAGTATTAATAGTAGAAGGGGAAAGAGAAGAAAGAGGTCTCGTGTTTATAGGGGGAAGAAATTAAAATGTCTAGAACAATACTTATCGTTGATGACGATCCTACTATATGCAGTGAACTTCAGAAAGAGCTGAAGAGAAACTTTTTTCCTACGTTTATAGCTGGAAATTCAAAGGACGCACTAGAAATACTGAGTAAAAATAAAATCGATATTATACTTTTAGATATATTTATGCCAGATATTGATGGACTTGATATGCTAAAGAAAGTAAAATCAAAATGGCCCTCTGTGGAAGTAATAATAATCACAGGATACAGTTCCCAGGATAAAGCTATAAAGGCTCTCAGAAGAGGCGCCATAGATTATCTGGAAAAGCCCATAAATTATGAGGAACTCAATACCTCTATAGGCCGGGCAATGGAAAAAATAACTGAAAATGCCGACCTTACCTACAGGCACACAATCCTGCTAGTAGATGATGATAAAAATGCCACCAAAAGATTGTCTAGAATATTAACCAAAGAGGGATATGAAGTCTTTACAGCAAACAACGGGAAAGAGGGCCTAGAGATAATAAATAATAACAAAATAGATATTCTGATAGCAGATATAGAGATGCCAGTTATGGGTGGTATAGAGCTACTAGAAAGGGTCAAAAAGTTCCAGAAGGATATCGAGGTCATTATGATGACCGGTTTTGGAGATGAAAGTCTAGCTATAGACGCCCTTAGAAAGGGAGCGATAAATTATCTGCGTAAACCCATCGACCTAGACGAAGTGCTAATAGCAATAGAACAGGCAGTTGAACGAATAATTCTCTACAGGAATCAACTCTATCGTGACAGGGAACTCAAGATAAACTCCCAGATAGTTTCAAAGATAAACGAAGAATTAGAAAGAAGAATAGAGAAAAGAACTTTAGAGATAAATCAAGTTCAAAGTCAGCTTTTTCAAACTTCAAAACTGGCTACTCTAGGAGAGATGGCAGCAGGATTGGCCCATGAGCTGAACCAACCTTTGGCAGGGATGTCTCTATGCACTACCAATATGAAAAAATTAAAGCAAAGGGATCTTTTGAGTGATACTGAAATAGATGAAACAATTGAGAATATAGAGGGGCTCATAAAAAGGATGTCCAAGGTTATAGTTCATATCAGAACCTTTGCCAGACAGGATCTCCAGAAGTTTAAGCCAACTAATGTAAATGAAAGTGCTGAAAATGCGCTGAACCTCATGGAAGAACAGCTAAGATTGAATGATATTGAACTTATACGGAATTTTGACCTTAACATCCCACAAATAATTGGAGAACCTTATCAGATAGAACAGATCGTAATAAATGCCCTGTCTAATGCTAAGGATGCTTTGGCTCAAAAAGAGATTTCTGATCACAATAAACTTCATGTATGGAGAAAAAAAATAGAAATGAAAACTTCATTGGTGAATCAATGGGCGTGTATTGATATAATTGATAATGGTATAGGGATGTCTAAGGCAGTAAAAGAGAAGATATTCGAACCTTTTTATACTACCAAAGAAGTGGGTAAAGCAACTGGGCTAGGTCTTTCCATAAGTTATGGGATAATAGAAAGTCATAAGGGACGAATAGATGTTTCCAGTGAGGAAGGAAAGGGAACAACTCTGTCCATTAAGTTGCCTATAAGTACGGAAGGGGAAGATAATGAAGAATAAAATTCTTGTAATCGATGACGAAAAAATGATCAGAGAAGGTCTGAAAAAACTTCTTATGCTAGATGATTACGAGGTTCTTTTAGGCGAGGACGGAATTCACGGTCTTGAGGTCATTGAAAAAGAACATGAAAATATCCAGGTAGTAATATTAGATATAAAAATGCCGAGAATGGACGGAATGGAA is drawn from Ilyobacter polytropus DSM 2926 and contains these coding sequences:
- a CDS encoding ATP-binding protein; its protein translation is MQREYFQEIFNNVLSAMILINNKGEITYINREFSRLFGYSPDESIGKPLSDLISPQGNEKEITENIERVKKGEQVLKEVVRQGKNGELIELVVIGSPIIIKDKHVASSIVFSDMTERKENQIKLEKANKELKEATSKLIHTERISALGELTSSIAHELNQPLNNMKIVCQDILRDVAKDRLEVETIPESIEDMEEQINKMARIIDHMRIFTRRLDSNMNMEKININDPIKNMFLLIGEQLKTKNIDTVKNLNEELPRVWGSSIGLEQIFTNILINARHALEEKECKNKKIEIESFINGENEVSVSIKNNGGLIPLDIKERIFEPFFTTKEPGKGTGLGLSISKKIIEEHSGRIEIEDEGQWTKFIITLPALTGNEVK
- a CDS encoding response regulator; protein product: MNIKVLLVEDDKMARKRLKRVIEKEGYEVIAAQDGLEGLELFKSERPDVVITDVKMPKIDGIEVMHRIKEMSKTTEVILITGHGDIDMAIVALRDGALDYIKKPIDIDQLIVSLGRAKEKIQDRKKITIRNSILILEDDEKTREKLGKIYIKEGYKVFTAPDGERGLKIFSENKIDILLTDLRMPIMNGLQFISEVKKISSDCEFIVLSGFGDEADAVEAMRNGAINFISKPIDLEQLLLSTQKAIDKLELQRSYYYKTRELELTKQIMKRISSERGYDIEFSENSEQDQSGLVLNLIDIMNISYVLFDEKLDVGFANQYFQKQNDFLPEKIDKEFFEKLGIREIDMERFREDIDFMFKNKRSKMIKLDSEDSTKIIIIKIVLIVEGEREERGLVFIGGRN
- a CDS encoding response regulator, yielding MSRTILIVDDDPTICSELQKELKRNFFPTFIAGNSKDALEILSKNKIDIILLDIFMPDIDGLDMLKKVKSKWPSVEVIIITGYSSQDKAIKALRRGAIDYLEKPINYEELNTSIGRAMEKITENADLTYRHTILLVDDDKNATKRLSRILTKEGYEVFTANNGKEGLEIINNNKIDILIADIEMPVMGGIELLERVKKFQKDIEVIMMTGFGDESLAIDALRKGAINYLRKPIDLDEVLIAIEQAVERIILYRNQLYRDRELKINSQIVSKINEELERRIEKRTLEINQVQSQLFQTSKLATLGEMAAGLAHELNQPLAGMSLCTTNMKKLKQRDLLSDTEIDETIENIEGLIKRMSKVIVHIRTFARQDLQKFKPTNVNESAENALNLMEEQLRLNDIELIRNFDLNIPQIIGEPYQIEQIVINALSNAKDALAQKEISDHNKLHVWRKKIEMKTSLVNQWACIDIIDNGIGMSKAVKEKIFEPFYTTKEVGKATGLGLSISYGIIESHKGRIDVSSEEGKGTTLSIKLPISTEGEDNEE